TTGGACTTTTTGCACAAAAAAAAATCGAAAATGAAATTGAAATTCTAAAGTCATTTAGCCTGGTGAATCGTACGGTGAATCAGCTGAATATCGGAACAACCTATTGTTATGATAAATATTTGTTCGGCAGCAGGTGGTTTAAGCATTTCCCCCTGAAAACCACCCGCGAAATTTATAATGATAGCCCCATAAGGGTGACTATAAATACTACTTATTCCCAACCTGTCTATGTGAAGTTTTATGTCTCCATTATCAGTCCGCTTACCTTCCGTATTCAGGCTATTGCTGATAAAGCCTGGACATACAATTATTTTGACAATAAACCTGATGAAACGCTGGTCAGTTTTAAACTGGATACACTCATACATTTTGGAAAGGAATTGAGGACTAAAAATTTTTGTTTTACCGTAAACCTGCAACCCAATAAAAAGTTATCTCCCAGTAATGATTATTATTTTGAATTCAATAACCTTGAACTACTTACGAATTATTTAATGTCGAACTTAAAAATTGAAAATTCCACCAAAAATTCTTCGGCGGTTTACATTACTTTGAGCGGGGGCAATTTCAATAAAATCACAGACTTTTTAAATAAATATGCTGAAGTATATCTGGAACAAAATCTGGCTAAAAAGAATAGCATTGCTAATAAGACTGTTGAATTTATTGAAAGTCAGATATCAGATGTTTCCGATTCGCTCAAGTATTCAGAAATGCGCTTACAAAATTACCGGACTTCTAAAAATGCGGTGAATACAAATTTTCAGGGCGAACAGCTATATGAAAAAATTAATTCATTGGAATCTGAAAGGGCTAAGTTGACTGTACAGCTAAGATATTATAACTACATAAAGGATTATTTTCAAAATAATAATGATGTCTCAAGCCTCGTGGCTCCTTCCTCAATGGAAATTCAGGATCCCATTCTGAGTGGTTTAATCAATCAGTTAATTAAATTAAACGAAGACAGGGTAGGTTTACTGAACAACAATAAGAATCCGAAGAATCTTTATTTGAATAATCTGGAACTGCAGATCAATAATCTTAAAAGCACTATCCAGGAAAATGTGAACAACAATATTAATGCCTCCATGATGGCACTAAATGACCTGGATACGCGTATTTCAAGACAAACTGGTGCAATTCAGCATCTACCCAAAACAGAAAGGGTACTTTTTGGAATGGAAAGGAATTTTAAATTAAATGATGCCATTTATACCATGTTGTTGCAGAAAAGGGCGGAAGCCCAGATTGCAAGGGCGTCAAACTCTCCTGATTATGAGATTATTGATTCGGCAAGGACTGTAAATTCTCTTCCTATAGCTCCCAGAAAACGGTTGAATTACATGATAGCCATGCTGTTAGGGTTTTTGCTTCCTTCAATTTATGTTTTGATCAGGGAGGCCTTTAATACGAAAATTACTGACAGAAAAGATCTGGAACAGCTTTCCAATCTGCCTGTTTTGGGGCATATTTATCATAATAATAAGAAGACCGCAATGGTCATCACTGATTATCCGAGGTCGTCCATATCTGAATCATTCAGGATTGTGAGGACAAACCTGCAGATTTTCCTGCAGGAGAAGCCCAAACAGATCATAACCATTACTTCTTCATCGCGAGGGGAGGGGAAAACATTTGTATCTATCAATATTGCCTTGGCTTTTGCTGCTTTTGGAAAAAAGACAGTACTGGTTGGTTTTGATTTAAGGCGGCCCTCAATTTTTCAGGACCTGGGATTGCAAAATGAGGTGGGCGTAAGTTCTTATCTGACGGATAAATCTACTTTAAATGAAATTATTCAAAAAACAAGGGCTGAAAATCTGGATTTTATTGCTGCCGGGCCTATTCCTCCCAATCCCGTTGAAGTTATTGCATCCGGTAAAACCAATGAATTTATTCAAATCCTTAAAAAACAATATGATTTAATTGTCATAGATTCAGCACCTATAGGGGTGATTGCAGATACCTTTTTGTTGATGAATTATGCAGATATGAATATTTTCCTGGTCAGGCAAAATTATACCCTGAGAGAAGCCCTGGTTTCTACATTAAATAACCTGAAAATCAATAATTATAATAACTTGTCGCTTGTACTCAATGACGTGTCCGTAAAAGACCATCATTCATACCAGTATGGTTATGATTCAAGGTATTACATTGAATAATTGAGGGGCAGGTTCAAAGTGAAGTTGAAATATTTTCTTTTTTTTCGATAAAAGTGAAAGGAATACCCAGGTTCGACTGAATGTATTCGCCCAAGTCATACATATCGTCATCTCCAACTTCAAAGTACCAGTTGACTACTACTTCGTTATTGCTTTTAAATATGGGATAGATTTCCTTGAGTATATTGATGATCCATTTAGAGGATGCAGTATCCAGATACTCAAAATCCAAATCAATAACAGTGATAATGGCTGGCGATACAGCATAATCTTTTAACCATTTCAGTATGGGACTGTATATTTTTTTTGGGTTTTCAGGTATAGAAACTCCCTTTAATGAAATGAGCCCATCCCTTAGTTTCGCTTCAGGAGTTTTTTTGGTACTCTCGATTTCCAATGCTTCCATAGTCCTTTATACTTTATAGTCTACTCTATTATAAATTTACGAGATTTATTTGATAGATTAAAGGATTTTAGTAAATTTTTACAATTCAAATATATAAATAACATAATTAATTAGAATGATAAGCAATCAAAGGTTATGACTGCAAAATCAATTTATTTCAGGAAAGGTGATAAGATTTATTTCTATATTCGCTGAATTTTGAAATGCATCATTTTAATGCATATTAACCAAAGAAACCTTTCAAACGATGAAAAATCATTTCTCGATTTTGTATTTAATATTCGTATGCGGATTGGCAACAACAAGTTTAGCTCAATCCGTAAATACTGGGCATGCCAAAACAATTGTCCCTCAATCGCTTAATAACACCAAGATAGATGGGTACCGGGGTATATGGTTCGAACTGGGACAGAAATATCCTCATGGAGACAAGTATTCAGGTGGTTTAGGCACTTATACTGCCGATCATTTCCCGGTAGCCATTTATGCGGAACAGGTAAATAAAACCTTTTTTGTATTTGGCGGCACTACCCGTGAGGATCAAAGACATCTTCTTTGTATGATAGGGTGTTTCGATCACCGGACAAAAAGGGTAGAAAAACCCACTGTAGTTTATGACAAACAGGGGGTAAACGATCCACATGATAATCCCGCGCTGCTAATCGACCCCAAAGGCTACATCTGGGTTTTTGTCAGTGGTCGTGCCAAAAAAAGAATGGGCTTTAAATTCCGCAGTGTTAAACCATATTCCATTGATGCTTTTGAACAAATTACCAGTGAAGAAATGACTTATCCCCAGCCCTGGCAATTAGACAACGGGATGATCTTACATTTATTCACAAAATATACGGGAGTGCGCGAATTATATTTTGAAACCAGCACAGATGGCGGTTATACCTGGAGCGATGATCAAAAACTTGCCGGAATGAAGGACCCTGGTGAAAAATATAGCGGCCAATATCAGGTTAGCCAGAAAAATGGTAATGTAGTAGGGACATTTTTCAATCACCATCCCAATGGAGATGTTGATAAACGTACAAACCTTTATTATTTGCAAACAGCAGACGGAGGCAAAACATGGACTAACGCTGAAGGTACTAAGATGGAAATCCCTTTGAAAGAAGTTGAAAATCCGGCAAGAGTTATTAACTATCAGAAACAGGGATTAAATGTTTATCTCTGTGATATGAATTTTGACCGTCAAGGTAACCCTGTTTGCCTTTATGTGACCAGTAAAGGACATCAACCCGGTCCTGAAAATGCTCCCTATTTATGGCACGTAACCCATTGGAATGGTAATTCCTGGGAAACATCTATAGTTGGCAGCTCTGATCATAATTATGATATGGGCAGTTTATATATTCAGGATCATAAATGGCTGGTTGTCGGCCCTCTTGTGAATGGCCCTCAATTGTGGGGCGGTGGAGGTGAGGTAGCTTTCTACGAATCAACAGACCAGGGTAAAAACTGGGTAAAAACCCGCCAACTTACTTCCAATAGTCAACTAAATCATAATTATATACGACGCCCGCAAAATGTCAGGGATCCTTTTTTCTTTTTCTGGGCTGATGGCAATCCGGACAAGTTTAGTATTTCACATCTTTACTTTGGTGATTCTTCAGGAAATGTATATCAACTTCCATATAACATGAAAGGGAAAACAGCAAAACCAGTTCATGTGGTTAGCAAAAATTAAGAGATGTATTAATGTTGTCATATCCTGTTCAATATTTTTCGTTTAAAAACTTTATTCCATGGGGTAAGGACAATTTCCGTATTTTTACTTGAAAAAATAAAAAAACGCATACCATGCATCAGCTTATTGGAAAATTTATGATGGGGGCCGGTATTTTTCTTGTCATCGCCGGTATTTTAGTTTATTTTTTGGGAGATAAATTAAAATGGTTCGGCCATCTGCCAGGGGATATTTATATT
This genomic window from Bacteroidota bacterium contains:
- a CDS encoding polysaccharide biosynthesis tyrosine autokinase, which translates into the protein MENNNFEEMYRMKKTDFKSIFMKIYEIRFIVLISVLVFLFFTVLYNKYATPVFKNTTALLIWDQANNTFMTDNSEPSTGFGLFAQKKIENEIEILKSFSLVNRTVNQLNIGTTYCYDKYLFGSRWFKHFPLKTTREIYNDSPIRVTINTTYSQPVYVKFYVSIISPLTFRIQAIADKAWTYNYFDNKPDETLVSFKLDTLIHFGKELRTKNFCFTVNLQPNKKLSPSNDYYFEFNNLELLTNYLMSNLKIENSTKNSSAVYITLSGGNFNKITDFLNKYAEVYLEQNLAKKNSIANKTVEFIESQISDVSDSLKYSEMRLQNYRTSKNAVNTNFQGEQLYEKINSLESERAKLTVQLRYYNYIKDYFQNNNDVSSLVAPSSMEIQDPILSGLINQLIKLNEDRVGLLNNNKNPKNLYLNNLELQINNLKSTIQENVNNNINASMMALNDLDTRISRQTGAIQHLPKTERVLFGMERNFKLNDAIYTMLLQKRAEAQIARASNSPDYEIIDSARTVNSLPIAPRKRLNYMIAMLLGFLLPSIYVLIREAFNTKITDRKDLEQLSNLPVLGHIYHNNKKTAMVITDYPRSSISESFRIVRTNLQIFLQEKPKQIITITSSSRGEGKTFVSINIALAFAAFGKKTVLVGFDLRRPSIFQDLGLQNEVGVSSYLTDKSTLNEIIQKTRAENLDFIAAGPIPPNPVEVIASGKTNEFIQILKKQYDLIVIDSAPIGVIADTFLLMNYADMNIFLVRQNYTLREALVSTLNNLKINNYNNLSLVLNDVSVKDHHSYQYGYDSRYYIE
- a CDS encoding DUF1987 domain-containing protein; translated protein: MEALEIESTKKTPEAKLRDGLISLKGVSIPENPKKIYSPILKWLKDYAVSPAIITVIDLDFEYLDTASSKWIINILKEIYPIFKSNNEVVVNWYFEVGDDDMYDLGEYIQSNLGIPFTFIEKKENISTSL
- a CDS encoding BNR-4 repeat-containing protein: MKNHFSILYLIFVCGLATTSLAQSVNTGHAKTIVPQSLNNTKIDGYRGIWFELGQKYPHGDKYSGGLGTYTADHFPVAIYAEQVNKTFFVFGGTTREDQRHLLCMIGCFDHRTKRVEKPTVVYDKQGVNDPHDNPALLIDPKGYIWVFVSGRAKKRMGFKFRSVKPYSIDAFEQITSEEMTYPQPWQLDNGMILHLFTKYTGVRELYFETSTDGGYTWSDDQKLAGMKDPGEKYSGQYQVSQKNGNVVGTFFNHHPNGDVDKRTNLYYLQTADGGKTWTNAEGTKMEIPLKEVENPARVINYQKQGLNVYLCDMNFDRQGNPVCLYVTSKGHQPGPENAPYLWHVTHWNGNSWETSIVGSSDHNYDMGSLYIQDHKWLVVGPLVNGPQLWGGGGEVAFYESTDQGKNWVKTRQLTSNSQLNHNYIRRPQNVRDPFFFFWADGNPDKFSISHLYFGDSSGNVYQLPYNMKGKTAKPVHVVSKN
- a CDS encoding DUF2905 domain-containing protein, which encodes MHQLIGKFMMGAGIFLVIAGILVYFLGDKLKWFGHLPGDIYIKRDNLQVFFPITTMILLSILISLVVFIVKKFF